A window of Hyperolius riggenbachi isolate aHypRig1 chromosome 1, aHypRig1.pri, whole genome shotgun sequence contains these coding sequences:
- the HOMEZ gene encoding homeobox and leucine zipper protein Homez: MPPTTSKTSVIYPEDISGLLCLPPVSDELQVTWARAELTEELDEHPQLVNTFSFFPYPSMPEIALLSLRYGLEMEKVKNWFMAQRIRCGISWTAEEIEDTRARLNYNQEQLNFKPLISLAKKSNVLRNEDFSVHTAKMAAMQTAASNPCLDLGKNAPVTKKKLAHKTPDKEAVRIVENTLEARRKHLKRNFSNDYNYSPPTLNLHPKKRRENESPVRASGSGLMLGTEGNAMSIASYPAEGERRRSSWKVNSREVAPGSAYFDHNGTLRRDELNLSNIRRQRKTKEQLQILKAYFLKTQWATREDYMHLEGITGLSRAEIIQWFGDTRYALKHGHLRWFHDSIQERPSWLDDPQHIPNANGKHNSSVSPSQVLNSSVPVEELTASSSQHSGNAVEDDDDYMDNEPTFSGKSKPTHRVSNFKLLVTNCSTPKISQRAPMSPALQENYNVLENYWRTHGPLQEEDLEQLVAESDLSHQEVLNWFSYKSKEHDEVEICVVEDEDDNTEDDDDDDDVVIQD, from the coding sequence ATGCCTCCCACTACGTCAAAGACTTCTGTTATATATCCAGAGGATATCTCTGGCCTTTTGTGTTTGCCTCCTGTATCCGATGAACTTCAGGTCACCTGGGCTCGTGCAGAGCTTACTGAAGAGCTAGATGAGCACCCTCAGCTTGTCAACACTTTCAGCTTCTTCCCATACCCCAGCATGCCAGAAATTGCTTTACTCTCTTTGCGATATGGTCTAGAAATGGAAAAAGTGAAAAACTGGTTTATGGCACAAAGGATTCGTTGTGGTATTAGTTGGACAGCTGAAGAAATTGAAGATACACGAGCACGGCTCAATTACAATCAAGAGCAGTTAAATTTCAAGCCCTTGATTTCTCTGGCCAAGAAATCCAATGTGCTTAGAAATGAAGACTTTTCAGTTCATACCGCAAAAATGGCTGCAATGCAAACTGCGGCCTCAAATCCGTGTCTGGACCTAGGTAAAAATGCACCAGTAACCAAGAAGAAGTTGGCTCACAAAACTCCAGATAAAGAAGCTGTAAGAATTGTTGAAAATACCCTTGAAGCCAGAAGGAAACATCTTAAAAGAAACTTTTCAAATGACTATAATTACAGTCCACCCACCTTAAATCTTCATCCAAAGAAAAGACGAGAAAATGAAAGTCCAGTTAGGGCTTCTGGGTCTGGCCTGATGTTGGGAACCGAAGGGAACGCAATGTCGATTGCATCATATCCTGCTGAGGGGGAACGTAGACGTTCATCCTGGAAAGTGAACAGCCGTGAAGTAGCACCAGGCTCTGCATACTTTGATCACAATGGAACGCTTAGAAGAGACGAGCTTAATTTGTCTAATATAAGAAGACAACGAAAAACTAAAGAACAGCTGCAAATCCTGAAAGCTTATTTTCTGAAGACCCAGTGGGCTACCCGTGAAGACTACATGCATCTTGAGGGGATCACTGGATTGTCTAGAGCAGAAATCATACAGTGGTTTGGTGATACACGCTATGCACTTAAACATGGTCACCTTAGGTGGTTCCATGACAGTATACAAGAGCGTCCCAGCTGGTTGGATGATCCTCAGCATATACCAAATGCTAATGGAAAACATAATTCATCAGTGTCACCAAGCCAAGTTTTGAACTCATCCGTGCCTGTGGAGGAGTTGACTGCATCATCTAGTCaacattcaggaaatgctgtggaagatgatgatgattatatggATAATGAACCTACCTTTTCTGGAAAGTCAAAACCTACCCATAGAGTTTCTAATTTCAAACTACTTGTTACGAACTGTTCAACACCTAAGATTTCTCAACGGGCTCCTATGTCACCTGCTCTTCAAGAAAATTATAATGTATTGGAAAACTACTGGCGCACGCATGGTCCTCTtcaggaggaggacctagagcaaTTAGTTGCAGAATCTGACCTAAGCCATCAGGAAGTACTTAACTGGTTTTCTTACAAATCCAAGGAACATGATGAGGTTGAGATATGTGTTGTTGAAGATGAGGATGACAATACAGAAGATGACGACGACGACGATGATGTTGTTATTCAGGACTAG